The Candida orthopsilosis Co 90-125, chromosome 3 draft sequence sequence TCATTGGAAGATGTCTGCCAAAGGTCTGGTAACAAGTCTCCTGTATTGAAATCgacaattgaatttgaagatgagaCTGAAGAAAGCGATGACAATGCGCCCTTGGTGTGCTTTGGTGCGAAATCGGGTTTATAAGTATGGTATTCAGCGGTACTAGCAAACATTTTTCTCTCCCTCCTTAATAGCAATGATATAAAGTGTAGACAGCAAACGGTTGAGATAAGAGCTGACACTGTTGAGCTTTTTCGTTTTTAGGTTATTTGATATGTATTATATattaatcttttcaatcatAAGACTTTATAAGGCATCcagaaataaaaataattaCACAAAGTCCAATGactaaaaaaaatataatacTTTTGAGCATTTAAACCAGTCAGAAGAAAGTGTGTGTGTTCCCCTCCTTCCCTTTTGGATCATATACTGTAATCCTCctattgttgaatgacTGGGACAGAGGGGGGGGAAGAAGGGGAAATCACTGTATCATAGTCACTACAGCACAGCACACCTACATCAACTTACGTCACACTCACCACTTATTCACTTAGTTATGTACGCATTCTTTAAATTTCAGTTTGTTTTCCGATATGGATTTGCATTGTCCATTGGCATTCTTATTGTCTTTCAATGTAATGTCCCAACTGAGAGTTTTGTGTAGcgtttgttgttgtgccGTTTtaccttttttttttcttctgttCTCCAATAATCGGAATATCTCGCAATACGTCCAACTATTTTGTTACTGGTTCTTTTTCTACGCTATTTATTCCGAGACTGAATTACAACCAATAGAATTTTGATATATAGATTCGGAAATGTTAAACACATCCAAACTGTAACCACATTAGTCACTATACCATCGTAACTTCAAACAAACCTTCTAGCCCACCCAATCACTCGATTGGGCCTAGATCACTTTAAGCCAATGACAACCTTTTGACCCTCTTTTACTTTCCCCATTTATTACTTGTTCGAATGTTCTCACACAAATTGACTcgttctttttttttgggtTCTCCGCTTTTTCATCTCTGTTATGTCAAAtgcaaaataaaataaaaaaaataaattttatTTCCCCTCCCCTCTATTGTAACAGATATATGCACTCGTAGTTTCCCCTATTACCTTGGTATCTCCTCTCTTATCTTTAAAATAGGGACTAGTATTCTTTCTTAGTATCACGTGAAAACACATCTCCTCATTTACTCCACAGAACCCGtttggaaaacaatttggCCCTTGACATGTAGACACAGAGTGTGACTCCTGGAAGCTCATCTACATTTTCTTCCTAGGCTAAGCCTGCATATGGCCCGTTCCACACTAGCTACATAAGCTTCAATTCAAGAGCACCTTATGTTGGTCTTATCACCTGATTTCGGAGGTATACATCCGCTGGTTGccaaaaatgtaaacaaatcaagaaagaaaaaaaaaacctTCAAGGAGGAGGCTGCTACACGTCAAATGCCTCATCTCCATgatcaaaacaaacaaccTCAAAGAACAGCTTGAATGGCTAAATCAAGCAAATCCTAATCTACCGTGTCCTCAGATTATTGCTGCAGCACTCAAAAAGTACCCAAAAGACAAAACTGGCAACGCATCACAATCAACGCGTCAGACATCCAATAGTCATCAACAACGACTTAACTCGAATAGTAATCAGTTTGATTCATTGCGGGGAGACGTCTCCGTTATTGGCGACTTTGTTGTCACTACTATATCACCCGAAAGCGACAAAGAAAATGTCCCACCACCAGTACCGAGAAGCCAACACAACTCCTTTCATGATTCTTCATTCAACTCATCATTCAACGCGTCTTCTACATCAGTAATACTGCAATCACTTACGCAAAGCAGAGGAGGGGCAAGCAGATCTAGAAAAACACAGTCGAAACTACCGTTGGTGTCAAAGTTTTTCAAGCCACTGAATGACTCATCTGTGCACACGACCCAATATACACAGACACACAATAGAAGCCAATCCAGCCCTGATAATGTAATAGACTTGACGCTTGACAATGACTCTCCAAGGAAACGACCGGCACAGGATGAACTACCTGTGTCGAACAAAAGAGCAAAGCCTGATAACATCCAACTCTACCTTGAATTGATACAGTTACAAGAGTCCAAGATCAAACTACTAGAGGAGAAATTTTTAATTAGTGAATCCACATCCATCTCATTGGATCAGAAAAAAGAACACTATGTGGAATTTCAGGCGAAAACTGAAACGttggatgatttgattgcaaaCTTGAAAGACGTGGCTAAGGAGGTTGAAGCtgcaccaccaacaactcaGAATGAAGTCACTGAAGACATAGAGGATACCACTAGTGACGCACATGTGTTTAGAGCACCTGCAAGACCAACAAGAATTGCAGAGGCAAGAGAGATTGTGTCAAATATCGATGTTGTCAACGACAATCTGATTTTAGATATAGAGGATGATTTCGGTAACAATACCATGGAAGGATTAAGAACACCAACACAGGAGCGGGATGAGGTCGACGACTTGGGTAGCTTTATAGATGACGCTTCAATACCGAACTCCCCTTCCGTTGATGGGTTTTCAGATGATGGCTCCGACGCGGTGTTGATTGAAAGTCAAGAGATACATAATCTTAGGTTGTCGCCAGATGTTGCAGAGAAATATGGAATTAATTACGATGATAGGCCTGTGTCTCCAAGTCCAATAAATGAGAACAATGACGATCTAGAGTGGCTGAATGAGGACCCAGATAATGACCATATCGAGGATATTGAGTTTTCTACTCAACTCAACCAAGAACGTGAGATTGACGTCATTGAGCTCGATTCAGAttcagatgatgatatcGAGTTGGCTGAAAATACCGCTCTTAGTGAAATGCCACTACCTGCGCGCAACATGATTGGCTCGTCAGATTCAGCAGCGTCAAACATAAATGCGATTTCCGCATCCGTTGTTGCCAATCAAAATGGACCCCCATTAATAAATATGGATAGTGAGGATGACTTTAgcgatgaagatgacgaaaTCAtgcaaatcatcaatgcaCCAAAACCAGCATCGCGGATAGTGCCAGAGGGTTCTGAAGactttattgatgaagtgtATGACACACTCAATAAAGTGTTTAAGCTACAATCATTTCGTCCGAATCAGTTGGAAGCTGTTATTGCATCCCTTTTGAATAAGGATGTGTTTGTCTTGATGCCTACTGGAGGGGGGAAGTCTCTTTGTTATCAACTTCCGGCGTTAATCAAAGGTGGCCATAGTAAAGGCACGACGGTTGTTATTTCCCCGTTGATATCACTTATGCAAGATCAAGTGCAACATCTAATTCACAAAAACATCAAAGCCGGAATGATTAGCTCAAAGGCCAATAGTGACGACAATAAACATACACTAAACCTTTTTCGTGAAGGTTTTCTCGATATTGTATACTTGTCACCAGAAAAAGccaacaaatcaacaatgattcaaaaaattatcGGCAAGCTATACGATCGCAATCAACTAGCACGTGTTGTAATTGACGAAGCACATTGTTTGAGTTCGTGGGGTCATGATTTTCGTCCAGATTATAAAGGCATGGGCTTTTTTAAGGAAAGGTTTCCTGCAGTGCCAATCATGGCATTGACGGCCACCGCTAATGAAAAAGTGCGGATGGATATTGTGCATCacttgaaaatgaattcaCCTGTGTATCTTAAACAAAGTTTCAACAGAACCAATTTGTATTACGAAATAAGATGGAAGAGTGGCAACTACCTCGAATCAATGAAGGACTATATCTTATCACGGTACAAGAACAAATGTGGGATCATCTATTGCCACTCTAAGCAGTCTTGTGAGCAGACCAGTGCCAAGTTGAATCTGTTTGGATTGAAAACTTCGTTCTACCACGCAGGAATGACACCAGAGGACCGTTTCAAGATCCAAACGAATTGGcaaaagaacaagattCAGTTGATTTGTGCAACTATAGCATTTGGTATGGGTATTGATAAACCAGATGTGAGGTTTGTTATACACTTATTTATTCCTAGAAGTTTAGAGGGTTACTATCAAGAGACAGGAAGAGCAGGACGTGATGGCAAGCCATCTGAATGTATCATGTACTATTGCTACAAAGATGCAAGGTCATTGCAAAATATGATTCATCG is a genomic window containing:
- a CDS encoding Sgs1 RecQ-related DNA helicase; translation: MIKTNNLKEQLEWLNQANPNLPCPQIIAAALKKYPKDKTGNASQSTRQTSNSHQQRLNSNSNQFDSLRGDVSVIGDFVVTTISPESDKENVPPPVPRSQHNSFHDSSFNSSFNASSTSVISQSLTQSRGGASRSRKTQSKLPLVSKFFKPSNDSSVHTTQYTQTHNRSQSSPDNVIDLTLDNDSPRKRPAQDELPVSNKRAKPDNIQLYLELIQLQESKIKLLEEKFLISESTSISLDQKKEHYVEFQAKTETLDDLIANLKDVAKEVEAAPPTTQNEVTEDIEDTTSDAHVFRAPARPTRIAEAREIVSNIDVVNDNSILDIEDDFGNNTMEGLRTPTQERDEVDDLGSFIDDASIPNSPSVDGFSDDGSDAVLIESQEIHNLRLSPDVAEKYGINYDDRPVSPSPINENNDDLEWSNEDPDNDHIEDIEFSTQLNQEREIDVIELDSDSDDDIELAENTALSEMPLPARNMIGSSDSAASNINAISASVVANQNGPPLINMDSEDDFSDEDDEIMQIINAPKPASRIVPEGSEDFIDEVYDTLNKVFKLQSFRPNQLEAVIASLLNKDVFVLMPTGGGKSLCYQLPALIKGGHSKGTTVVISPLISLMQDQVQHLIHKNIKAGMISSKANSDDNKHTLNLFREGFLDIVYLSPEKANKSTMIQKIIGKLYDRNQLARVVIDEAHCLSSWGHDFRPDYKGMGFFKERFPAVPIMALTATANEKVRMDIVHHLKMNSPVYLKQSFNRTNLYYEIRWKSGNYLESMKDYILSRYKNKCGIIYCHSKQSCEQTSAKLNSFGLKTSFYHAGMTPEDRFKIQTNWQKNKIQLICATIAFGMGIDKPDVRFVIHLFIPRSLEGYYQETGRAGRDGKPSECIMYYCYKDARSLQNMIHRDADLTEEGKENHLAKLRQVVQYCENTTDCRRKQVLHYFNETFNPINCKKQCDNCKNYNHVTVVEKDCTQYAQDILKLVKSIQNEKVTVLHCQDVFKGLKYNKITKMGHNNNPYHAKGKNLDKTDVERIFFYLLSEECLVEYQVMKGGFASNYVRVGRNASKVLNGNKTIKIQFSS